One region of Leishmania panamensis strain MHOM/PA/94/PSC-1 chromosome 28 sequence genomic DNA includes:
- a CDS encoding protein kinase, putative (TriTrypDB/GeneDB-style sysID: LpmP.28.0630) has translation MNNYVLNDEIGQGAFSTIYKGRYRTTTEFYAIASIDKKRRERVVNCVQLLRSMHHANIIEFHNWYETNNHLWIITEYCTGGDMSTILRSNIDLTIQAVQAFGRDVAMGLMYIHSKGVVYNDLQTRNLLMDSAAMLRFHDFSLACNFRDAATRPLVGTPLYMAPELFMSNPPLCSMASDLWSFGCVLHELATGKPPFAASDLKTLLTDILASPAPTVPDAPESFQLLLRGLLEKDPLKRYTWTDVAQSKFWDEPLLLPSNGFPSQVVWEDYKCSRSGCTASQQCWTDADVCAAVAHAVVAAKSNASTHNMEERERAAATLNVAKELEFTAIASERAAMLLERLPDRAPECATSSVDRSMTACSSAAHGCASTTSMVSTVTNTNGSSTTVASARRSRLTESKNIGGGPQRRRVSKGRSAASCRASGAASVAYEGGRATYAANFGAKEDRPTEESLRLFAGGALRHLPISDLLTHHTDQHIRPLSNNSRIEYTPEPSYDVTTLGFTALTAAEINSLTGKEHTAFFRSLYLSLSNMSRGYKHVLNAMNYVMSLCGDAEVARASVNSSVMRLCVKHAARKDAPATFRAAAALIMGLLVRTTAFITSEVASSSILPDIMQLFEDETDVLVKRKLIACIGEFLFYITVQQERQRTMWNVKPATVKRIYASALDADDDVLKHYAAKMIENMASTTQKEMTLELFADPLFVEKLLAVFALPSVEGRSEDMRSDAACAAFKLGMMKDELILVVMQSKWLQVTSYATVTQRSTVPHTMQMMLTFLNYAIVKGMVTLQSPFARLWSQVSPGSRSSNDRQSSLFTSSLSVDDAEEVVGNALFVSEDLLQRLGEAIEQASLAVCGKILLFVMLIGCVGGSAICQILSSRIVAFVDRLVRDTDSYVKHCGAAMLAFLGWFVSEKLASIARRVSSTTTPTHLASLQQLLNNSAVRSGINFQKDVFQSLSTCIDKAMSNSLYGTYKDEFNSIADRFVESPEVVLHYEENLCLYLATSYAEMLRRKGASDRFTAIRFLTSVMVPISAEVTATRKESSYASSAARHVLNAVVPNVESLLRETSPIPTNTMRLLVTCGEMAQGKLSSLVSEGLLGYIMDYVNDRADKDDMYYPLSFIHLCLLVCQRASVFNHVMREGLCALALQVLASASTSRNEQLIEMSCSLLAVIVRRVAGDSSSQVTVQCANCVKDSISSILLPICADTSNSIALMESAASVIEDFVRLSSVARSDLTSATTLVMWAGALSSALLTSKKSTVAMSLLTALSTSCEFTSGDVIQALRCNPRLMSVLDSAADSTHLRLVANEASRILKQLS, from the coding sequence ATGAACAACTATGTACTGAATGACGAGATCGGCCAAGGTGCCTTTAGCACCATTTACAAGGGCCGCTACCGCACCACTACCGAGTTTTACGCTATTGCCTCCATCGACAAGAAGCGGCGGGAGCGAGTCGTGAActgcgtgcagctgctgcgctccaTGCACCACGCGAACATCATCGAATTTCACAACTGGTACGAAACAAACAACCACTTGTGGATCATTACAGAGTACTGCACCGGCGGAGACATGAGTACGATTCTTCGCTCCAACATCGATCTCACCATTCAGGCGGTCCAGGCGTTTGGCCGTGATGTCGCGATGGGGCTCATGTATATCCACAGCAAGGGCGTAGTCTACAACGATTTGCAGACTCGCAATCTTCTCATGGACTCCGCAGCGATGCTGCGTTTCCACGACTTTAGCTTGGCCTGCAACTTCCGCGACGCGGCGACGCGGCCGCTGGTCGGGACGCCACTGTACATGGCCCCCGAGCTATTCATGTCGAATCCCCCGTTGTGCTCGATGGCATCCGACTTGTGGTCGTTTGGTTGCGTGCTGCACGAGCTGGCGACAGGCAAGCCGCCTTTTGCCGCGTCGGATCTCAAGACGCTACTGACCGACATATTGGCGAGTCCGGCGCCAACAGTTCCCGATGCGCCAGAGTCCTTTCAGTTACTCCTGCGTGGCTTGCTGGAAAAGGACCCACTGAAGCGCTACACGTGGACAGATGTTGCCCAAAGCAAATTCTGGGATGAGCCCTTACTGCTGCCGAGCAACGGATTTCCATCTCAGGTGGTGTGGGAAGACTACAAGTGTTCACGCTCCGGGTGCACCGCGAGTCAGCAGTGCTGGACGGATGCTGATGTgtgcgcggcagtggcgcacgcTGTGGTGGCAGCGAAATCAAACGCTTCGACGCATAATatggaggaaagggagcgagcggcggcgacgttgAACGTAGCGAAGGAGCTTGAATTCACTGCAATCGCGTCGGAGcgagcggcgatgctgctggaACGACTACCTGACCGGGCACCGGAGTGTGCCACAAGCTCGGTAGATCGTAGCATGaccgcgtgcagcagcgcggcgcacgGCTGCGCATCCACGACCTCAATGGTGTCGACTGTCACAAACACCAACGGCTCTTCGACAACCGTCGCTTCCGCTCGCCGCAGTCGTCTCACCGAATCGAAAAACATTGGTGGTGgcccacagcggcgccgcgtgaGCAAGGGTCGCAGCGCCGCAAGCTGTCGTGCATCTGGCGCTGCCAGCGTGGCGTACGAAGGCGGCCGCGCCACGTACGCCGCCAACTTTGGGGCCAAGGAAGACCGCCCGACGGAGGAGAGCTTGCGTCTCTTCGCGGGTGGGGCGCTACGCCACCTCCCAATCAGCGACCTTCTCACCCATCACACGGATCAGCACATTCGCCCTCTGAGTAACAATAGCCGCATCGAATACACGCCGGAGCCGTCGTACGACGTCACCACGCTTGGCTTCACAGCACTGACGGCAGCGGAGATCAATAGCCTGACGGGAAAAGAACACACGGCGTTTTTCCGCTCCCTCTACCTGTCTCTCTCCAACATGAGTAGGGGCTACAAGCACGTGCTGAATGCCATGAATTACGTCATGTCGCTCTGCGGTGATGCCGAGGTGGCGCGTGCCTCGGTTAACAGTTCCGTGATGCGGCTCTGCGTAAAGCATGCTGCTCGAAAGGATGCGCCTGCGACTtttcgcgcagcagcggcgcttaTCATGGGACTTCTGGTGCGCACAACGGCCTTTATAACGTCGGAGGTGGCCTCGTCGTCGATCCTGCCAGACATAATGCAGTTGTTTGAAGACGAAACCGATGTGCTAGTGAAACGCAAGCTGATTGCCTGCATCGGCGAGTTTCTTTTCTATATCACTGTCCAGCAGGAGAGACAGCGCACCATGTGGAACGTGAAGCCAGCAACAGTGAAGCGCATCTACGCCTCGGCATTAGACGCCGACGACGATGTACTGAAGCACTATGCAGCAAAGATGATCGAGAACATGGCATCCACCACGCAGAAGGAGATGACGCTGGAGCTTTTTGCCGACCCCCTCTTTGTGGAGAAACTGCTGGCCGTGTTCGCCCTTCCGTCGGTGGAGGGTCGCAGCGAGGACATGCGCTCCGACGCGGCGTGCGCAGCATTTAAGCTCGGTATGATGAAGGACGAGTTGATCCTGGTTGTCATGCAGTCGAAGTGGTTGCAGGTGACATCGTACGCGACGGTGACGCAGCGATCCACCGTCCCACACACGATGCAGATGATGCTCACGTTTCTCAACTACGCCATCGTGAAGGGGATGGTGACGCTACAGAGCCCGTTTGCTCGATTGTGGTCGCAGGTCTCTCCTggatcgcgcagcagcaatgacCGCCAAAGCTCTCTGTTCACGTCCTCGCTCAGCGTTGACGATGCGGAGGAGGTTGTGGGGAACGCGTTATTCGTGAGTGAGGACTTGCTGCAGCGTCTGGGCGAGGCGATCGAGCAGGCGTCGCTTGCTGTCTGCGGCAAAATACTTCTCTTCGTGATGCTCATCGGCTGCGTTGGCGGGAGCGCTATCTGCCAGATtctcagcagccgcatcgtcGCCTTCGTTGATCGTCTTGTTCGTGACACAGACTCGTACGTGAAGCACTGCGGCGCAGCCATGTTAGCCTTCCTTGGCTGGTTTGTGTCGGAGAAGCTCGCGAGTATTGCTCGGCGAGTGTCGTCGACcacgacgccgacgcacctcgcctctcttcagcagctgctgaacaaCTCcgccgtgcgcagcggcatTAACTTTCAAAAGGACGTCTTTCAGAGCCTCTCGACATGTATTGACAAGGCCATGAGTAACTCTCTCTACGGCACCTATAAAGACGAGTTCAACAGCATCGCCGACCGCTTCGTTGAGAGCCccgaggtggtgctgcactaTGAGGAGAACCTCTGCCTTTACCTCGCCACCTCCTACGCCGAAATGTTGCGGCGCAAGGGGGCGAGCGACCGCTTCACTGCGATTCGTTTCCTGACGTCTGTCATGGTGCCCATCTCGGCCGAGGTGACAGCAACGCGCAAGGAGAGCAGTTACGCCTCGTCGGCTGCGCGCCATGTACTGAACGCGGTGGTGCCGAATGTTGAATCCCTCTTGCGCGAAACAAGCCCGATCCCCACAAACACGATGCGACTCCTCGTCACGTGCGGCGAGATGGCGCAGGGCAAACTATCCAGCCTCGTATCGGAGGGGTTACTAGGCTATATAATGGACTATGTGAATGACAGGGCTGACAAGGACGATATGTACTACCCACTCTCTTTCATTCACctctgcctgctggtgtgtcAGCGGGCCAGCGTCTTCAACCACGTTATGCGCGAGGGACTGTGCGCGCTTGCCCTTCAGGTACTTGCGTCAGCTTCAACGAGCAGAAATGAGCAGCTGATTGAAATGTCCTGCAGTCTTTTGGCAGTGATCGTGCGGCGTGTTGCGGGTGACTCATCCTCACAGGTGACGGTGCAGTGCGCTAACTGTGTGAAGGACTCGATCAGCTCCATTTTACTACCAATTTGTGCAGACACGTCCAACAGTATCGCTCTGATGGAATCTGCCGCATCTGTGATAGAGGACTTTGTCCGTCTCTCGTCGGTGGCTCGCAGCGACCTCACCTCAGCAACCACACTTGTCATGTGGGCAGGGGCCTTGTCCAGTGCGCTTCTGACATCAAAGAAGAGCACCGTGGCCATGAGTCTGCTGACAGCCCTGAGTACGTCGTGTGAGTTCACCTCGGGCGACGTTATCCAGGCGCTCAGGTGCAATCCGCGGCTTATGTCAGTGTTGGACAGCGCCGCGGACTCCACGCACCTGCGTCTCGTCGCCAATGAGGCAAGCAGGATTCTGAAGCAACTCTCCTAG
- a CDS encoding ER lumen retaining receptor-like protein (TriTrypDB/GeneDB-style sysID: LpmP.28.0640), giving the protein MSVIRIAGDMLHLSAILILLSKMLRQRSAAGISLKSMELFALVFCTRYLDVLFSFIGIYNTTMKMFFIASTLHICYLMKFKSPWKATYDRENDTFRIRYLIVPCVVLTILFHGTPRRNIIVELCWTFSQYLEAVSILPQIFLLEYTERYDALTSHYLFCLGAYRVVYMIHWAIRYYIYRKVRWISVLSGFVQSLLYIDFFYHYVVQVLRKAKERYELAK; this is encoded by the coding sequence ATGTCTGTGATTCGCATAGCGGGGGATATGTTGCACCTCAGTGCCATCTTGATCCTCTTATCCAAGATGCTGCGtcagcgcagcgccgccggcatcTCGCTCAAGTCGATGGAGCTGTTTGCGCTCGTCTTCTGCACGCGCTACCTGGATGTCTTGTTTTCCTTTATTGGCATCTATAACACCACCATGAAAATGTTCTTTATTGCATCGACGCTGCACATCTGTTACTTGATGAAGTTCAAGAGCCCGTGGAAAGCGACTTACGACCGCGAAAACGACACCTTCCGCATCCGCTACCTTATTGTGCCTTGCGTGGTGCTCACCATCCTGTTTCATGGGACTCCGCGGCGCAACATCATTGTTGAGCTCTGTTGGACCTTCTCCCAGTATCTGGAAGCTGTCTCAATTCTGCCGCAGATCTTCTTGCTCGAGTACACCGAGCGGTACGATGCGCTGACATCTCACTACCTCTTCTGCCTCGGGGCGTACCGCGTCGTGTACATGATTCACTGGGCGATTCGCTACTACATCTATCGCAAGGTGCGGTGGATCTCGGTCCTTAGCGGGTttgtgcagtcgctgctgtaTATCGATTTTTTCTACCACTACGTGGTACAGGTACTCCGCAAGGCAAAGGAGCGGTATGAATTGGCCAAGTAG